In the genome of Oncorhynchus nerka isolate Pitt River linkage group LG4, Oner_Uvic_2.0, whole genome shotgun sequence, the window CACTACTAGGATACATTATAGATACAGATTCAAcatcaaaaaccagaaaaactacaaagttttatatatatatttatatatatatatatgcaaagGTCTACACCAAGTATACACGCTATATATAGAAGCAAGACCGGAAACGAATCTCCCATGCTAAATGATCTGTGTGCTGGTAAGCTCATGGCGTGCGTGtgtagcatgtgtgtgtggtgtgcgtgtctgtttgtgtacagtgtgtgttgtcGGAGTTGGTGACGCCGTCAGACAAATTAAATACGTTTGTTCCATCCCATACTTGTGATGGGACAGTGTGTGCGCCGCAGCAGTAGCAACAAAGTTAAATGATTCTAATTTATTTAAAAGACGaataaaggaaaaaaaaaaaagggagaatgaatgaatggagTGGGATGCTTGGGTTGGGGGAGGGGCTAAATTAACCAAGGCTTCCTGTTTAGACAGGCCCCTCCCAATGGGCTACCATGGGGATAAGAGTGAGCGGGATGGTTGGAGTATTTAAAGAGGGTTCTACATGATGTAATTGAGGGGTAGGATAGTAGTTTACATGATCTCATTAGGAGGGGGGGTGTATATATAGGGTTACGGGTGTCGGGAATAATGGGGTATATATTGATAGTAGTTTACACGATGCCACTAGGCGGGCCACTCCGTTCTTCATGTAGGGTATTGGCCAGGGGTTATGGTACAGAAGACAAGACATTCCAATACAACGTCAGCTGTGTACAGAGAGAGGGTGGTCGGCCTTTATGTTGAATGGCCACCGTTCCTccaacacccagcaggtgatctaCTGCACACGGCCGACGTACATGTTGGTCCGTCTTGTCCTTAAGGGTTAGGGTGTAAGGGTTGTAGTTTACATGATGCCATTGGGAGGGCCACAGAGAGGGCCCAGGTCCACTCCATTCTTCATGTAGTATTTCTCCAGCTTAGCCAGGATGTGTTTGCCATACGTATACTTCCTCAGAGTGGAGATGTGGGGCCGGatctgatggggagagagagggagaaataagtaTACACACAATTGCATAACCATCGATACATATATTTCTAGAGCTTTGAGATAACACTAATGAAAAACCGCTATACAAAATAAatcgcacacagacacacacaggtcccAACCTTGTGCATTACGATCTTCCTCTGTGTTGGTTCAGCCACGTCAATCATCTTCTGAACCACATAGTTGGCGTACTGGTCCTTCATCATGGTGTACAAGGCGCTGTGGGGCCCCTCCGTCAGGCTACACACCTCGTCTATCAACACGGCCCGCTCTGCACGGGACGCATGGCTCACACACTTCTCCACCACATTACTGCAGAGAGAGGCTGGGTTAGCCACGGATTCTGCTCGACCTTTTGCGTTCTAGGCCAGGTTAACTGTAACTTTGTGACAACCAGATACAAAACGGGTTTATAAACCATGTTCCCTCTAAGCTACGCACGGGCACGCAGCTCTCCTGGGACTGTCGCGCAGAATAAACATCAACACGcacagagaagcacgagattTAACTTCACTCAACTAGTTTTCCCTTTtagttaacctcttgaaactagggcgCACTATTTTTAattttggaaaaataatgttcccaaagtaaacgggttattttgtcaggacaagatgctagaatatgcatataattgacagcttaggatagaaaacactaacgtttccaaaactgtaaaaatattgtctgtgagtataacagaactgatattgcaggcgaaagcctgaaaaaaatccaatcaggaagtgactcttatttcctatgcgtccctattgagcagtgaaagggatatcaaccagattcctttttctatggcttccctaatgtgtctagtgtcacaagacatagtttcaggcttttattttgaaaaatgagcgtgaaggacaacattgcgtcagtggtcagctggtggctctcagagtgatttgtgcgtaatagacaaatgcggccattgtttctctcactcctactaagaagccaactgtcccggttgatatattattgaatagatatttgaaaaacaccttgaagattgattataaaaaactttgccatgtttctgacgatattatggatctaatttggaatatttttcggcgttgtcgtgaccgcagtttccggtggatttctcaaccaaacgtgaagaacaaacggaggtatttcggctataaaaatgatctttatggaacaaaatgaacatttgctgtctaactgggagtctcgtgagtgaaaacatccgaagctcatcaaaggtaaattatttaatttgattgcttttctgattttcgtgaccaagttacctactgctagctggacataatgctatgctaggctatcgataaacttacacaaatgcttatcttgctttggctgtaaagcataatttcaaaatctgagatgacagggtgattaacaaaaggctaagctgtgtttcactagtgatttcatgaatatgaatattttctagtaatattttttgtccgttgcgttatgctaattagtgtcagttgatgacaattctcccggatccgggagcggtaGTTTCAAGAGTTAACACTACCTAtgtgggaattgtgatcgaatcaactcAAGATTAGCCACTTTCAacgcaacataccgaaacaaaattGCACAAGATATTTTCTTGTAGGCAGAGCGCATTGGAGTAACATTTTCTGTAATAATGGTTGGGAATATGAATTCATTTTATTTTGTAGTGGTTTCTTGTGtcaaacaacattttcagtcacgtccttgtctgaaggacaggtgGATAAACAGGTTCACGTCAAGCCCGGTGTGCTTTTTTTCCAAGTCTCATGGaacgtaggcctacattgaacaccacacattgtctgtaggctgaatgatataacagttatttccatgttaaaatgttatggaatGCAcgttctccattgtttttgatggtaggccactctggtaggcctatatTATGATCCAATAGCCACAGTAgtctacttggccactgttataACTAACTTAAAGCAGTTTGCGCTGAGCAGATCTGAAATTTGGTCAATGACAAAAAAAATGATAAACCAATATGATTGCTTGATGTGCGAGTGTGTACCTGGCAAACTTGTGTTGGCTGAGCCCCAGTACGTTTCCTCTGATCTCAGCTACTATCTTACTCTTGTCCTCCGCTCTGCCGTGTTCTAATACATGCTGGATCACATAGTTACCATACTGGTCCTGGACAAAGAGAGAGATTTACACACAGTTTGGCATTTAGCTAGTTGACAATTTAGCTAGTTGTTCAACCATATCCAGCCTTAAACACAAAACACAATACAGAATGTCAGTATGATGACAATGTCCTGATCTGGACATCAGCAGATGCAAAACAAACATTTTAACAATTTTGCAGCAAAATGTCTGGTGAAACCGGTGGTGTGCGTGTGTTACCTGCACCAGTTGTTCAGTGTGTTGGTGCAGCTCCTCCAGAATGGGcagggtctggtctggaaggcAGTGTTCTAGAATACGCTGGATCACTCTACAGCCGTAGGGGTGGGTGGAGAGGGCAAacacctgcagagagagacacacacacacacacctagacctTAACACACCTGACATAACTGATggttcacacacacccacaccagtgAAAGACTGAAGAAAGCCAATTCTCAATGACCTACTTAACTAGACAAACAATCACTAACATTCACACAACTATCTCGTGAGTGGGAATGGAAACACGCAGGAATGTGGAAATTGGTACAATTGAAAAATCCAAGAGCCCAATCCAATGTGACTAATATACAGACAATCTTTATGTGAGCTGATAAACCACAATATCTAGTGCATTAGCTCACTCTCCCAGTCAGCTAAGCACAGGCACATTATTCTCTTTAAAAACACACTCTTTATGGTAATTTTTTACCTTTAGCCAGTGGATGGAAGATGGTTGCCGCTGGGCTGCTGTTGCCATTAACATGGTGACCCACGTGTTCCCTGCaggcgatgtgtgtgtgtgtgagagagagagtgtgtgcgcGTCACCCACCTGTCCCTTGAAGGCGTCTATTATGAAGTGTAGTGCGTGGGGCTGAACACACTCAATACACTTCTGCACCACGTGGTTGCCGTTCTGATCCTTCACACACTTCAATACATGGCCATCCAGCTCCCGCACCATCTCACTctgcaacacaacacacacacagggttagagaTAGCTGAACACCAAAGCACACAGTCTATAGTTGCTATTTGCTTGGAGGCTCCTCATGCACAGACATGGACGATGTGCACACACAAACGGCAGTACAATACGTACTATAACTTGTTGGTCTGAGGGGATGAACTCCAGGGCCTTCTGTATGACTCTACAGCCATACATCTGCAGGGCCAGAGACAGGACATGACCCCTGATCCTCTCTGCTAGAGCCAGCTTTTGGTCCAGACTGCCAAACTACACAAAGAGGAAGAccgagagggagaagagagaacagctAACAAACACTTCTGgatgatgtacagtgccttcaaaaaaagtattcacacccctcaacTTTTCCCCatattgttgtgttacagcctgaatttaaactGGACTAAATTGAGCTGCgccactgacctacacacaataccccataatgtcaaggtggaattatgttttcaaacatttttacaaatgaaaagctgaaatgtctagagtcaataagcattcaacccctttgttatggcaagcctaaattagttcaggaataaaaatgtgtttaacaagtCTCATAAGTTGCATGGGCTGTGTGTAATAAGTGTTTATTAACATAATTTTTAAAAATGACTACCTAacacctgtaccccacacacacacacaagatttaACCACAAAAACCAGCGAGGATTTCCAATGCGTCGTAAAGAAGGGCACCCATTGGTAGATTGGTAAAAATACAaaaagtagacattgaatatcgcttttagcatggtgaagttattaattacactttgggtgtATCAATACTGCcaacagtgattacagctgtgagtctttctgggtaagtctctaaaatcctgttttcacattgtcattataGTGTagaattgtttttgtttttttcatttcgaattcaggctgtaacaacaaatggGGAATAAGTCAGAGGGTATgtatgaatactgtctgaaggcactgtagcagtcaaaacacacactttacacacagagacaggcctGTTGGAAATTAGCCCCCCCCCAATACACACAACTCAAAGAACTTCTGGATTAGATGcctggcaaaaaacacacaatccccccccccccccccccgttatgTTGATACCAACATAACGTTCACACAAACCTCAAAGAACTTCTGGATGACGTAGTTTCCGAAGACGTCGACCATGAGTTGATAGGCAGCCTGGAGGATCTCACTGAAGACTAGCTGACGCTCTGCTGAGCTGGCCCTCTCCAACTTCAACTGGATAAACCTGGAGGGGGAAAATAGTTATATTCATTATCATCTTTGAGGGATAAAACAGTTACCGGTTTCACAAGAAACCACGGTAAAATTCCCAGCGATTAGTATTACCGTTTGATTACCGTGGTTTGAAAAACTCACTGTAAATACTGTCGAGCATCAACCAAAGTTAGCAACAGTCTGACGCAGACGCAGCACGCAACCTGGGTTTTGTTTTGTGTGAAAACATGGTAGAAGGTAGTGACAGCACTCCGGAGATTTTTCAGCCTTCTAAGAGGACCAAGTGGTTGTATTTTGGGTTTTACAAGAGTGCAGAGGGAAACTTAATCGAAGATGGTCACCCTGTCTGCAGAACCTGCAACACTTCAAATCTCTTGAGTGGTCTTCGTGACCACCACCCTCTACTTTATAGCGAATGCAAGGTCAATTAACTTTCACCTCAATGCATGATGTGGGGACTTCGGAATGGGGGAAAATGTCATGGTTTGTCCGTCTAACTTGCTAATAGCTTGTCAATAATGTAAAGTGAAGCTTTCAGTGTTACCTACTGTTGTAAAAACACAACACGTTGTTCTGCTGCTGTATGTGTCGTGTCTGCACTCTATTCACCCATTGCACACGATAACACCTTATGTAGTTTAGTTATCCAACCAACACATTTTGTTCATTTAAAATCTGTCAGTTGTCGACTTGGTTGTAAAAGTGTTCAAACTGGAGAAACACTATAGACTCCTATACAAAGACAATTGTTGGGCTCATTGCAATTACTATCACTGTCTTAAGACTCATTTGTATTTATGTAAATTGTGCATGGGGTCATTGCATATAGTCAAATGCAACACAGATGGACtgtgtgtgtaataataataataataataatgcatttgCTATTCCCTATTACAGAGTGGGTGTGCAACAGGCAAACCCAGTGATGCTATTGGTCCCTCATCTACAGTTGTGACAGACACTGAGCAAGCATTTAAAAAAGGCAGGCTGCTTGTGCACCCACATCAAAAAGAAATGCTCAGACCTCACTCCAGCCCTTTCATATTACATTGCAAAGGACATGCCATTTCAAACTGTTGAGAGGCCTGGCTTTCTGAGGCTGATAAAGGTTGCCATGCTGCTAATTTAACTTGTTGTTTGTTTATTGGATTGCTTACTTAAGGTTGTGTTCTTAAAACCTGCACTAGGGAAAATTACACCTCATGGCCACAATGCCATTTAAAATGTTATTATTTTAATGGTTTATGCAAACAAAAAGTGCTGCTaattgtatttgttgtttttCAATATAAAACTTGGTGAAATGATTTCAGTGTATCAGTACTTTCGGAACATTTCCAGCACATTTTAACAATACCCCGATAATACAGCTAACCGCGATAATACAGCTAACCGCGATAATACAGCTAACCGCGATAATACAGCTAACCGCAATAATACAGCTAACCGCGATAATACAGCTAACCGCGATAATACAGCTAACCGCAATCATTTTGGTCACTATAATCGCGATATTACATTTTCATACGGTTTCATCTCTAGATTCAACATGTTCCTATATTTCTGCATTGGCAATGTAAGCTCCAAAACTTTCCATACCAATAAAGTGTATTGAATTGCATTGAGGGGGTTGAGTAATAAGGAGAacgggaggaaagagagacaaggaagagtagagagggatgaggagagagatgaaagacATGAGAGGGAATGACATCATGGTTTCTAAATAGAACATTCCAGTTGTAAAAGACATGTAGGTAGACCCAGCATCCAAGCAGACAACATCTGGAGTCCATCATTGAGGATgagacagtaggtctatgttttgGTACTGGACAGGAGTGACGAGAGATTATTTGTGTGGTCTAAGTGTCTACCTGCTGCCATGCTGGTCCTGACTGAACTCCATGATGTGTGTCTCTACCTGCTGCCGTGCTGGTCCTGACTGAACTCCACGATATGCGTGTGTCTACCTGCTGCCGTGCTGGTCCTGACTGAACTCCATGATGTGTCTACCTGCTGCCGTGCTGGTCCTGACTGAACTCCATGATGTGTCTCTACCTGCTGCCGTGCTGGTCCTGACTGAACtccatgatgtgtgtgtgtctacctgctGCCATGCTGGTCCTGACTGAACTCCATGATGTGTCTCTACCTGCTGCCGTGCTGGTCCTGACTGAACTCCATGATGTGCCCAGCAATCTCTCTCAGCTGCAGGTTGGGGTATCGGTTGTTCCGGAAGTCTTCCAGGAGCCGGCTCCGCCCTGACGGCATCACATCCGACATTCCGTAACGTAGCCGTGACGATGGGAAGAGCTGGCTgctgggagagaagagggaggagccAGAACTGGCACTGCGATACTTGGCCTCCGCCCCCGGAGCAGCAGAAATGAAACGACCGCTGCCATTGGTCAGACCTCCTGTGGGGAGGGTTCAGAGAGTAGTGATGGTTAGTACTGGTTGGATAACATAATAATAACACTGATAGAATGTTATAATACACTAACCCTGAAAATACAATGCAAGTTTGTCAGCATTTTAATAGACTTCGTCACTCACCCAGGTTGAGGTTGGATGAGGAGCTGTGATTggacagagatgggggtggggttagggagtgGGAGGGGCCTTGGTTGGGCAGGGGCATTCCGACAGGCCCGGGGGAGGAGCTAAAGCCAAGGGTTCCGTTGTAGAACCCCCCGTGACCAATGGGAGTGAGACTCGACTGTGTGCGTTTGTACAGGTCACTACTGCCGGTCAGAGAGTCACGACGAGAACCACTCCCACCACTGGAGTTAGccactggagggagacagagagaccattaaacacacacacacagctgtcactACAGTTGGCCGGTAGAGGGAGTTATACACAGAGGACAGCAGGCTACAGACAGTTAAACACAATGAGAATCCTCTCCAGCCTACTGAATATCAGCCTTGGGTTGCacatggatagagagggagagagatgagaccataaaacaccacacacacacacacctgcggtCCCAAAGCCTCCCAGTGTAGCTCCCAATGTTGCTCCCAGTGAAGAGTTGCTCTGACCGAACCCCAGAGATGCAGAGCCAGGGCCTTGCTGGGCGGAGCCTGTAAAGAAAACAGCATATCACCTTCATTAATCTACATTTGTTTCGGAATTTAAATGGTAAATTAAATCATATTTTCACACACACTTTGGCCACGTTCCAGGCTGACTACATTGCAGACCCCTGCGGGATCTAGCGTCTGGATAGATATTTGACATATCAACTAAACTCGTAATAATATAGGAATCTGATGCCCGATTGTGAAGTCGATGAAATGGCAGGCATCCATTGAAACGTCTGCAATGTAGTTCGCCTGGAACACAACATCTGTCAATtcacccgttttgttttcacTCACAGTACGTTGTTTGGCTACcttgagagaagagggaggagctcTGGGAGGAGTTGCTGAGAGAGGAGGATCCATAAAAGGAGTTTCCTGACATAGCCCCTCCCCCCTGCTGCTGAGGCTGCTGGGATTGCATGCCTCGGAACGGACCATTGGCCCCGCCTCCCATACCGCCGTTAGCCCCGCCACCCGCAGCTGCTGCAGCCGCCACtggagaggcagagcgagagaggggcagagcgagagaggggcagagcgagagaggggtagagagagagagagagagagagagagaggggtagaggtagagagagagaggggtagagagagagagagagagagagagagaggggcagagagagagagagagagaggggtagagagagagagaaagagaggggtagaggagagagagagagagaggggtagaggtagagagagagagagagagagagagagagaggggagaggtagagagagagagaggggtagaggtagagagagagaggggtagaggtagagagagagaggggtagaggtagagagagagaggggtagaggtagagagagagaggggtagaggtaggagagagagagagagaggggtagaggagagagagagaggtagaggtagagagagagagagagaggggtagaggtagagagagagaggggtagaggtagagagagagagagaggggtagaggtagagagagagaggggtagaggtagagagagagaggggtagaggtag includes:
- the pum1 gene encoding pumilio homolog 1 isoform X4; protein product: MSSVCVLKGKAVLWQDSFSPHLRTSTPSMPVVLSSGGHAPPAGQTPHAPSPSQQGVAGAGRSQDDAMVDYFFQRQHGEQPGKHRWPIGDNIHDSQVRSMDELNHDFQALALEGRAMGELLTGKKFWESDEAGKDGPKGIFLDQWRDSAWGATDHSVSQPIMVSRRPGGGFHSGGEVGGSVMSPRSESGGLGVSMVEYVLSSSPAEKLDSCLRKGPYGPRDGEVEDEKREKPKATFEVEKLEMTEGENDVISDVINPNGLPVQNGLDVDVKEYSRQGQMQPAGTDTDMMGGVGGCVGGEGMVPMGGGGGPKPQEDFSGVEQGVTMDTMESVMEPLQFDYNSQMAMDSQPTVGLFDYSNQQQLFQRPSALALQQLTAAQQQQYALAAAQQSHIGLAPAFVPNPYIISTGPPGTDPYAAGLAAAATLGPAVMPPQYYGVTPWGVYPANLFQQQAAAANNSANQQAQGQNQQNQQQVMRGGGNQRPLTPSQGPQGQQNDQLISAAAVNSALAFGQGLAAGVPGYPMLAPAAYYDQTGALVVNTGSRGGPVRLMAPAGSVIISPSAAQAVAAAAAAGGGANGGMGGGANGPFRGMQSQQPQQQGGGAMSGNSFYGSSSLSNSSQSSSLFSQGSAQQGPGSASLGFGQSNSSLGATLGATLGGFGTAVANSSGGSGSRRDSLTGSSDLYKRTQSSLTPIGHGGFYNGTLGFSSSPGPVGMPLPNQGPSHSLTPPPSLSNHSSSSNLNLGGLTNGSGRFISAAPGAEAKYRSASSGSSLFSPSSQLFPSSRLRYGMSDVMPSGRSRLLEDFRNNRYPNLQLREIAGHIMEFSQDQHGSRFIQLKLERASSAERQLVFSEILQAAYQLMVDVFGNYVIQKFFEFGSLDQKLALAERIRGHVLSLALQMYGCRVIQKALEFIPSDQQVISEMVRELDGHVLKCVKDQNGNHVVQKCIECVQPHALHFIIDAFKGQVFALSTHPYGCRVIQRILEHCLPDQTLPILEELHQHTEQLVQDQYGNYVIQHVLEHGRAEDKSKIVAEIRGNVLGLSQHKFASNVVEKCVSHASRAERAVLIDEVCSLTEGPHSALYTMMKDQYANYVVQKMIDVAEPTQRKIVMHKIRPHISTLRKYTYGKHILAKLEKYYMKNGVDLGPLCGPPNGIM
- the pum1 gene encoding pumilio homolog 1 isoform X2, which translates into the protein MSSVCVLKGKAVLWQDSFSPHLRTSTPSMPVVLSSGGHAPPAGQTPHAPSPSQQGVAGAGRSQDDAMVDYFFQRQHGEQPGKHRWPIGDNIHDSQVRSMDELNHDFQALALEGRAMGELLTGKKFWESDEAGKDGPKGIFLDQWRDSAWGATDHSVSQPIMVSRRPGGGFHSGGEVGGSVMSPRSESGGLGVSMVEYVLSSSPAEKLDSCLRKGPYGPRDGEVEDEKREKPKATFEVEKLEMTEGENDVISDVINPNGLPVQNGLDVDVKEYSRQGQMQPAGTDTDMMGGVGGCVGGEGMVPMGGGGGPKPQEDFSGVEQGVTMDTMESVMEPLQFDYNSQMAMDSQPTVGLFDYSNQQQLFQRPSALALQQLTAAQQQQYALAAAQQSHIGLAPAFVPNPYIISTGPPGTDPYAAGLAAAATLGPAVMPPQYYGVTPWGVYPANLFQQQAAAANNSANQQAQGQNQQNQQQVMRGGGNQRPLTPSQGPQGQQNDQLISAAAVNSALAFGQGLAAGVPGYPMLAPAAYYDQTGALVVNTGSRGGPVRLMAPAGSVIISPSAAQAVAAAAAAGGGANGGMGGGANGPFRGMQSQQPQQQGGGAMSGNSFYGSSSLSNSSQSSSLFSQGSQTTYCSAQQGPGSASLGFGQSNSSLGATLGATLGGFGTAVANSSGGSGSRRDSLTGSSDLYKRTQSSLTPIGHGGFYNGTLGFSSSPGPVGMPLPNQGPSHSLTPPPSLSNHSSSSNLNLGGLTNGSGRFISAAPGAEAKYRSASSGSSLFSPSSQLFPSSRLRYGMSDVMPSGRSRLLEDFRNNRYPNLQLREIAGHIMEFSQDQHGSRFIQLKLERASSAERQLVFSEILQAAYQLMVDVFGNYVIQKFFEFGSLDQKLALAERIRGHVLSLALQMYGCRVIQKALEFIPSDQQVISEMVRELDGHVLKCVKDQNGNHVVQKCIECVQPHALHFIIDAFKGQVFALSTHPYGCRVIQRILEHCLPDQTLPILEELHQHTEQLVQDQYGNYVIQHVLEHGRAEDKSKIVAEIRGNVLGLSQHKFASNVVEKCVSHASRAERAVLIDEVCSLTEGPHSALYTMMKDQYANYVVQKMIDVAEPTQRKIVMHKIRPHISTLRKYTYGKHILAKLEKYYMKNGVDLGPLCGPPNGIM
- the pum1 gene encoding pumilio homolog 1 isoform X3, whose product is MSSVCVLKGKAVLWQDSFSPHLRTSTPSMPVVLSSGGHAPPAGQTPHAPSPSQQGVAGAGRSQDDAMVDYFFQRQHGEQPGKHRWPIGDNIHDSQVRSMDELNHDFQALALEGRAMGEQLLTGKKFWESDEAGKDGPKGIFLDQWRDSAWGATDHSVSQPIMVSRRPGGGFHSGGEVGGSVMSPRSESGGLGVSMVEYVLSSSPAEKLDSCLRKGPYGPRDGEVEDEKREKPKATFEVEKLEMTEGENDVISDVINPNGLPVQNGLDVDVKEYSRQGQMQPAGTDTDMMGGVGGCVGGEGMVPMGGGGGPKPQEDFSGVEQGVTMDTMESVMEPLQFDYNSQMAMDSQPTVGLFDYSNQQQLFQRPSALALQQLTAAQQQQYALAAAQQSHIGLAPAFVPNPYIISTGPPGTDPYAAGLAAAATLGPAVMPPQYYGVTPWGVYPANLFQQQAAAANNSANQQAQGQNQQNQQQVMRGGGNQRPLTPSQGPQGQQNDQLISAAAVNSALAFGQGLAAGVPGYPMLAPAAYYDQTGALVVNTGSRGGPVRLMAPAGSVIISPSAAQAVAAAAAAGGGANGGMGGGANGPFRGMQSQQPQQQGGGAMSGNSFYGSSSLSNSSQSSSLFSQGSAQQGPGSASLGFGQSNSSLGATLGATLGGFGTAVANSSGGSGSRRDSLTGSSDLYKRTQSSLTPIGHGGFYNGTLGFSSSPGPVGMPLPNQGPSHSLTPPPSLSNHSSSSNLNLGGLTNGSGRFISAAPGAEAKYRSASSGSSLFSPSSQLFPSSRLRYGMSDVMPSGRSRLLEDFRNNRYPNLQLREIAGHIMEFSQDQHGSRFIQLKLERASSAERQLVFSEILQAAYQLMVDVFGNYVIQKFFEFGSLDQKLALAERIRGHVLSLALQMYGCRVIQKALEFIPSDQQVISEMVRELDGHVLKCVKDQNGNHVVQKCIECVQPHALHFIIDAFKGQVFALSTHPYGCRVIQRILEHCLPDQTLPILEELHQHTEQLVQDQYGNYVIQHVLEHGRAEDKSKIVAEIRGNVLGLSQHKFASNVVEKCVSHASRAERAVLIDEVCSLTEGPHSALYTMMKDQYANYVVQKMIDVAEPTQRKIVMHKIRPHISTLRKYTYGKHILAKLEKYYMKNGVDLGPLCGPPNGIM
- the pum1 gene encoding pumilio homolog 1 isoform X1 — translated: MSSVCVLKGKAVLWQDSFSPHLRTSTPSMPVVLSSGGHAPPAGQTPHAPSPSQQGVAGAGRSQDDAMVDYFFQRQHGEQPGKHRWPIGDNIHDSQVRSMDELNHDFQALALEGRAMGEQLLTGKKFWESDEAGKDGPKGIFLDQWRDSAWGATDHSVSQPIMVSRRPGGGFHSGGEVGGSVMSPRSESGGLGVSMVEYVLSSSPAEKLDSCLRKGPYGPRDGEVEDEKREKPKATFEVEKLEMTEGENDVISDVINPNGLPVQNGLDVDVKEYSRQGQMQPAGTDTDMMGGVGGCVGGEGMVPMGGGGGPKPQEDFSGVEQGVTMDTMESVMEPLQFDYNSQMAMDSQPTVGLFDYSNQQQLFQRPSALALQQLTAAQQQQYALAAAQQSHIGLAPAFVPNPYIISTGPPGTDPYAAGLAAAATLGPAVMPPQYYGVTPWGVYPANLFQQQAAAANNSANQQAQGQNQQNQQQVMRGGGNQRPLTPSQGPQGQQNDQLISAAAVNSALAFGQGLAAGVPGYPMLAPAAYYDQTGALVVNTGSRGGPVRLMAPAGSVIISPSAAQAVAAAAAAGGGANGGMGGGANGPFRGMQSQQPQQQGGGAMSGNSFYGSSSLSNSSQSSSLFSQGSQTTYCSAQQGPGSASLGFGQSNSSLGATLGATLGGFGTAVANSSGGSGSRRDSLTGSSDLYKRTQSSLTPIGHGGFYNGTLGFSSSPGPVGMPLPNQGPSHSLTPPPSLSNHSSSSNLNLGGLTNGSGRFISAAPGAEAKYRSASSGSSLFSPSSQLFPSSRLRYGMSDVMPSGRSRLLEDFRNNRYPNLQLREIAGHIMEFSQDQHGSRFIQLKLERASSAERQLVFSEILQAAYQLMVDVFGNYVIQKFFEFGSLDQKLALAERIRGHVLSLALQMYGCRVIQKALEFIPSDQQVISEMVRELDGHVLKCVKDQNGNHVVQKCIECVQPHALHFIIDAFKGQVFALSTHPYGCRVIQRILEHCLPDQTLPILEELHQHTEQLVQDQYGNYVIQHVLEHGRAEDKSKIVAEIRGNVLGLSQHKFASNVVEKCVSHASRAERAVLIDEVCSLTEGPHSALYTMMKDQYANYVVQKMIDVAEPTQRKIVMHKIRPHISTLRKYTYGKHILAKLEKYYMKNGVDLGPLCGPPNGIM